The Caproicibacterium amylolyticum genome includes the window TCAAATCGAAATGCATATGTACACCCTTGCGCTACAGAAAAGTCAATGGTTGTGTCGCTTTTTACATATGGCTTTTTTGTGTCATTTTCATCATCATCTGCAAAAGAAAGATCGTGCAGACAAAGTTGCGCAGAGCCTGCTGGTTTTACTGCAGATACGGGAAATACAGATGCCGTAAGGACTACGATTGCAAGCAGGCACTGTAAAATCTTACCGAATGAAGCGGACAGAGTTTGGTATTTGTGGTTGTTTGTCCTGGTTTGTTTCATGAAAGTTTCTCCGTTTGTAATTATATTGTAACCATTTCTATGGTACTATTTTAGCGTAAAAAAAGCAAGTAATAGATGAAAATCTATTCATTTTAATGCAGCAGCTTTTTATTAGTAAAAAGCCTTAAGATTCCGGGCAATAAAAAAGGACGGTAGGCCGTTTCGTACAGGCTGCCGTCCTTTTTAATTATAAAGTTTTAGATAGATGGAAGTGTATAACCATACGGATTCTTTTTGGCATAAGACAAATCCATATTATAGTCATTGTAGTTGTACATATTCGCTTCCTGAATGCGGCGATACATCAAACCGGCAATCGGGCTGCCACCTGCCATACACCAGCGGGTCATCTGTGAACCGAAAACATCTGCATTTGTATAATTTAAATCTCGCTTCAAATTATAGCTGTCATCAATATGTACATAAGCTGAACTCATCCAGCCGGTTTTACCGTTTGCCTGCACCTGATACCAAACATTTTTGTGCTGCTGATTGTATTTGGAACTGTCTGATACGCCGATTACTTGTACAACAGAGCCGTTGCTAACTGAGCCTAAGCTGGTACCGCCGCTGGCTGCAGAGTACAGTGTGGAATCGTTGATCAGTTTTGCTTTGTATGCTTTCGAAGCAGATGCATCTGTCGGCGGCACCACCGCATTAAGCAGTACATCGCGGAATGTGCAGGAGGTACTCATATTTGTAAAGTAGCTGCTGCCAACATTGTAGCCAAAGCTGATGAGTGCGTCTGCCTGACTCTGGGACATCCATAAATTATTTTTGCTTCTCAGTGAATTGATTGCTGAAGTATAGCTGGATTTATTGATGTCATTTACCATGCTGGCCCATGCTTCTGTTTCACTCATATCGTTGTAAAATACATCGCCGTTGTAAAGAACCATACCATAACCGGTGGTTGGTATCTGCTCTGTGGTCAAGGTATCGCGATACGGAGAGGAATAATAACCTTCTTTTTCAGCTAAAAAATTCAACATGGCTTCACTTGCACGGCGTTCTTCCTGTGTGGTAGTCGCAAAATCCTTTGCCGTAGAAACAAAGATATCTGCCGCTGCACCGGAAGCAGAGTAACTGCCGGTTGTTTTGCTGCTGGCTGTGTAGTTATGTGTACCCTGTGTCAACCCGGATACGGTTGCTTTCCAGACCTTTGTGGAAATGCCATTGATGGAATCTGTGCGCACATAATCTGCAGTATAAATTTTAGAGTCCATTTGGAACTGCACACCGGTGCGGGCGGTATCCGTTGTTGCATACAAAGCGGTGGTTTGTCCTGCAGTAACAACATTCGGGGAAGCATATGTAAAGCGCACTGCAGCTGCAGCTGTAACGGTCACAGTACAGGATGCACTTACGCTGCCAGATGTTCCGGTAATTGTTGCAGTGCCAGGCGCTACACCAAAAATATAACAGTAGTTGCCGTCTGTTTTTACTTTTGCGACAGATTCATTATTGGAACTCCACAAAACATAGCTGCCTGCTGGCTGTACATTTGCAGAAATAAACATTGACTTTCCGGCTGCAAATGTTCCGCTGGCTTTTGAAATGGAAATTTGTGAAGCGGCACTGCCGCCGCCCGGCGTAGAGGTAAACTGCAGGAACTGTGTGGAAATGTAACCTGTCCGTCCGGTGCCGGTGGTTACTTTTGTCCACGCGCTATTGCTGTTGTCCAGCACCTGAAATACAGAACCCTTTGCCAGTGTGTCCAGCACACTGTAGGAAATGCCGGGACCGCTGCGCAGGTAAACGCCATCCCCTGTCAGTACAGCATATTTTTTGTCAGAAGCTTTTTCCTGCACCGTGACGTCAAAAACGTGAGAAGCTTTTCCGCCGTTTTCTGTGACATAAATACCGGTCTTACCCGCTTTCAGTGCGGTAACACGGAAAGTATAAATTTTCTTTCCATTAGAAGTAGTGGGGCTGCCCGCAGAAGTTGCAAGAACACTGCCGTTGCCGACGTTAAAAGTTAGGCTGTCACTTGTGTTTCCGGCGGTTACCTGAAAGCTGTATGTATCCCCTACCGCCTTTGTAACATCTGTAGATGGAGAACAGGTAAAGGATGTTGAAGTGCTCTTTGCATTAACAATAATGTCAAAGGAATAATAAGAAACACCATTTACTGTAATATAAACGCCTGTGCGTCCTGCGGAGGCCGCGGTCAACTTGAAGTAGTAAGCACTTTTTCCGTTTTCTGTGCGAACCGGCTGTGCGGCGGTTGCGGCAACGGCGCCGTTGCCTACATGAAAGCTGATTTTGTCAGTTGTGTTTTCTGCGGTAACCTTAAAGGTGTAGCTTTGCCCTACTGTTTTGGTAACTGGCATGGTAGTGTCGCACACAAATGGCGTACGCCCAACTTTTATTGCAAAGATTTTTTGACCATCCAGAAACAAACCGCTTGCGGTACCTAGCGCACCAACGGCTGTTACATTATATCTGGATTCACCGGTGGAAGAATTATAAGTGGAAAGTGTCCCAGTGTGGGCAACGGAGCCAGTACCGGCAGTGTAGCTTAATGCTTTACTGCTTTTGACAGTAAAAGTCAGAATACTCAGCCTTGGAATTTCCAGTACAGTACCTGGTGTATTGGTAACGTCGATTTCCTTGGAATTGTATGTAACCTTTACACTGGTTATAGATGCGGCTGTGGCTTGTCTGAGGTCGGATGTTTCGCTTGCTGTGTAGGAAGAAGCAGTGTCTGCTCCATCTGCTGCAAAGGCAGGTGCAGATACTGAAAAGCAGATAGAAGCAGCCATGAGAACCGCAAGAATGCGGACTGTGGATTTGGAAAAGTGTTTCATGAAACCCCTCCGAAGTAAAAACAGGCTGCAGACGAACGCAGCAGCGCTGTTTTGTTTTGTAAAAACGGACTTATTAAAATAATAACAGAAATGTAATCAGCTTGCAAGAAGAATAATCTGTAAAGTTTTGTTTCTTTTTTTCTGTACTTCCGCTCTCTGGTTGACAAAAGCGCACAAACAAGTGTAAAGTGAAAAGAAAATTAAAATTATTTTTTGCAAATTCTTGGCTGCAGAAGGGACATTAAATGAAGCTTTTTGATATATTGGGTCCAGTTATGATTGGCCCCTCCAGTTCTCATACGGCAGGCGCTGTAAAAATTGGTTTGGTGACACGGCGACTTTTGGGTGTACCACCCATAAAGGCGGAAATTAAACTGCACGGCTCCTTTGCCAGTACTGGCGCTGGGCATGGTACCGACCGGGCCATTATTGCTGGATTGTTGGGAATGCAGCCTGACGATGAACGGATTCCAAACAGCTTTGAGTTGGCTAAGAAAGAAAAACTTGATTTTTCATTTTCTACGATAAATATCAGAGGTGCGCATCCAAATACAGCCGTGCTTTCCGTTGCTGCCGCAGACGGCCGAACTTTGGAAATTGTGTCTGCTTCTCTTGGCGGTGGACGGATACAAGTGTGTCAAATAGATGGCATCGATACAAATTTTTCAGGTGACTGCAATACACTGGTTGTACACAATCTGGATCAGCCGGGGCATGTAGCGCAGGTCGCTACTGTTCTTGCGCAGCGAAACGTTAATATTGCAACTATGCAGCTGTACCGGAATGTGCAGGGCGGCTATGCGGTTATGGTTGTGGAGTGTGACCAGCCGATTCCAGCGGATTTGGTGGAATGGCTGATGACTTTGGACGGCATTATTAAAGTTTCTTATTTGAATCTGGAGAATTGAGGCGTACAAAATGTCATATTACTCTGTAAAACAAATGCTGGAAGATGCAAAAGAAAATAAAATGCCGCTTTGGGAAACCATTATGATGGATGATGTGCTGGCACAGCATAGCAGCCGGGAGGCTTCGCTGCATCAAATGCAGCATTTGTGGGAGGTTATGAAAACCACCAGTACAGAATACCGGGCTTCTGACCATTCCCATAGTGGGCTGGTTGGCGGCGACAGCGCCAAAGTGACAGAAGCGGCTAAGCAAGGCTGCCTGATTGGTGACAATTTTCTGAATGAAATCATCGCAGAAGCGCTGAAAATCGGCGAGTGCAACGCCTGCATGAAACGGATTGTCGCAACACCGACCGCCGGTTCCTGCGGCGTTCTGCCTGCGGTGCTGATTCCTCTGGCAAAAAAAGAGCAGCTGCCGGATGAAGCCATTGTTTACGCTTTGTACGTTGCCGCAGGTTTTGGACAGGTTGTTGCACAAAGAGCCTCTATTGCCGGGGCTTCGGGCGGTTGTCAGGCAGAGATTGGAACAGCTTCTGCAATGGCAGCGGCAGCACTGACTGCATTAAAGGGCGGCAGCAGTGAAATGTGTGCGCACGCTTGTGCAATGGCGCTCAGCAACCTGCTAGGACTGGTCTGTGACCCGGTTGCCGGTTTGGTAGAAGTTCCATGCGTACAGCGAAACGTGGCAGGTGCCTTGAACGCAGTTGGCGCTGCAAATATGGCACTTTCCGGCGTAGTCTGCCGAATTCCAGCGGATGAAGTGATTGACGCAATGGGAGAAATCGGCGATCAAATGTCTGCTGATTTACGGGAAACCGGCCGCGGCGGTCTGGCAGCTACCCCTACCGGAAAGAAAATCGCTGCAGAATTATTAAGGCACTAATTTTATTCTTGACAGGCAGGCAGCATGCGGCGCAGATACTGGCCAGTGTAGGATTCCTTTACGTTGGCAACTTGCTCCGGTGTTCCCTCGGCAATAATAGTACCGCCGGCATCGCCGCCTTCTGGACCGATGTCAATAATCCAGTCGGCAGTCTTAATTAAGTCAAGGTTATGCTCGATGACTACCACGGTGTTTCCGTTGTCCACAAGCTTCTGCAGCACTTCAATCAACTTGTGTACATCCGCGATATGCAAGCCGGTAGTCGGTTCGTCTAAAATATAAATGGTTCGTCCAGTCGGGCGCTTGCTAAGTTCAGCGGCCAGTTTGACACGTTGTGCTTCACCACCGGAAAGTGTGGTTGCAGGCTGCCCGATTTTAACATATCCAAGGCCAACATCCTGCAGAGTTTGCAGGCGGCGGGCAATGCGCGGAATCGCGCCGAAAAATTCAACGCCCTCTTCTACGGTCATTTCCAGTACGTCATAGATTGACTTGCCTTTATATTTGATTTCCAGCGTTTCACGGTTGTAGCGTTTTCCGTGGCAGACGTCGCAGGGTACGTAAACGTCAGGCAGAAAATGCATTTCAATTTTGATAATACCATCGCCTTCGCATGCTTCGCAGCGCCCGCCCTTTACGTTAAAAGAAAACCGGCTGGAAGTGTAGCCGCGCAATTTGGCGTCCTGCGTGCTGGCGAAAAGGTTGCGAATATCAGTAAAAACACCCGTGTAGGTCGCCGGGTTGGAGCGGGGTGTGCGGCCGATTGGACTTTGGTCAATTTGAATTACTTTGTCCAGAGCGGAAAGTCCGCGGATTTCTTTAAACTTACCGGGATGCTGTTTGGCACCGTTCAGCTTACAGGCAAGGTATTTGTACAGAATTTCATTTACCAGAGAGGACTTACCAGAACCGGAAACACCGGTAACGCACACAAATTCGCCAAGTGGAATACTCACATTTACATTTTTTAGGTTGTTTTGTGCTGCACCGACAATTTTTAGAAATTTTCCGTTGCCTGTGCGGCGGCTTCCCGGCACCTCTACCCTGCATTTCCCGCTTAGGTACTGTCCGGTAATTGATTTTTCACAGTTTACGATTTCAGAAGGTGTACCATTAAAAACAACCTCACCGCCGTGCACACCTGCGCCTGGGCCAATATCTACAATATGGTCTGCTGCACGCATGGTGTCCTCGTCATGTTCCACAACGATTACGGTGTTTCCCTGGTCGCGCAAATGCTTCAGCGTTGCAAGCAACTTGTCATTGTCGCGTTGGTGCAGACCAATGCTGGGTTCGTCCAAAATATAGACAACACCCATCAAGGAAGAACCAATTTGTGTTGCTAGGCGGATTCGCTGGCTCTCGCCGCCTGAAAGTGTGCCTGCTGCACGGGAAAGCGTCAAATAACCAAGACCAACGCTTTTTAGAAAGCCTAATCGGGAGCGGATTTCTTTTAAAATCGGCTTTGCAATCACAGCATTTCGACCGGTAAGCTCCAGCTTGTCCAGAAAGTCGAGCGCCTGTATTACCGATAAACCGCAGAAATCCGAAATATTCATATCCCCTACGGTAACCGCAAGGCTCATTGGATTCAAACGCCTGCCATGGCAGGCATCGCAGGGAATGGCACTCATATAAGATTCAATTTCTTCTTTAATCCAGCTGCTGGAGGTTCCATGGAATCGGCGCTCCAGATTATTGATAACGCCCTCAAAAACTGTTTGATATTTGCTGGTGCCAAAACCGCTGTTGCGCTCTACTTCAATCTTTTCTCCTTTTGTACCGTAAAGGATGATGTCGATTATTTCGGGCGGAAGATCTTCGATAGGCGTGTCCAATGAAAAATGATAATGGTTTGCAAGGCCAGTCATATACATGGCGGCAATCGTGCTGCCCTCCATGGCCCAGCCGCCACCTTTCACACCGCCTTTGCGAATGCTGAGGGATTTGTCCGGCAGAATCAAATCGGGGTCAATTTTCATGAACACACCCAGACCTGTACACTTGGGGCAGGCACCAGCAGGGTTATTAAAAGAAAACATTTGCGGTGCCAGTTCATCCACGCCAAGTCCGTGCTCAGGGCAGGCGTAATTCTGACTGAACAAAATGTCATCCTGCCCAGTTGGACTGACAACAAGAATGCCGCCGGTCAGTGACGCTGCTGTTTCCACACTGTCCGCAAGTCGTGAGCGAATGTCTTCTTTGACAATCAGACGATCGACCACAATTTCAATGGTGTGCTTTTTG containing:
- the sdaAB gene encoding L-serine ammonia-lyase, iron-sulfur-dependent subunit beta: MKLFDILGPVMIGPSSSHTAGAVKIGLVTRRLLGVPPIKAEIKLHGSFASTGAGHGTDRAIIAGLLGMQPDDERIPNSFELAKKEKLDFSFSTINIRGAHPNTAVLSVAAADGRTLEIVSASLGGGRIQVCQIDGIDTNFSGDCNTLVVHNLDQPGHVAQVATVLAQRNVNIATMQLYRNVQGGYAVMVVECDQPIPADLVEWLMTLDGIIKVSYLNLEN
- the uvrA gene encoding excinuclease ABC subunit UvrA, with the protein product MPAKNIFIKGAREHNLKNIDLEIPRDKFIVFTGLSGSGKSSLAFDTIYAEGQRRYMESLSSYARQFLGQMEKPDVDYIDGLSPAISIDQKTTSKNPRSTVGTVTEIYDYLRLLYARVGVPHCPVCGREIQQQTIDQIVDKVMALPEKTKIQILAPVVRARKGTHVKEFEAARKSGFVRARVDGILYDLSEKIELEKNKKHTIEIVVDRLIVKEDIRSRLADSVETAASLTGGILVVSPTGQDDILFSQNYACPEHGLGVDELAPQMFSFNNPAGACPKCTGLGVFMKIDPDLILPDKSLSIRKGGVKGGGWAMEGSTIAAMYMTGLANHYHFSLDTPIEDLPPEIIDIILYGTKGEKIEVERNSGFGTSKYQTVFEGVINNLERRFHGTSSSWIKEEIESYMSAIPCDACHGRRLNPMSLAVTVGDMNISDFCGLSVIQALDFLDKLELTGRNAVIAKPILKEIRSRLGFLKSVGLGYLTLSRAAGTLSGGESQRIRLATQIGSSLMGVVYILDEPSIGLHQRDNDKLLATLKHLRDQGNTVIVVEHDEDTMRAADHIVDIGPGAGVHGGEVVFNGTPSEIVNCEKSITGQYLSGKCRVEVPGSRRTGNGKFLKIVGAAQNNLKNVNVSIPLGEFVCVTGVSGSGKSSLVNEILYKYLACKLNGAKQHPGKFKEIRGLSALDKVIQIDQSPIGRTPRSNPATYTGVFTDIRNLFASTQDAKLRGYTSSRFSFNVKGGRCEACEGDGIIKIEMHFLPDVYVPCDVCHGKRYNRETLEIKYKGKSIYDVLEMTVEEGVEFFGAIPRIARRLQTLQDVGLGYVKIGQPATTLSGGEAQRVKLAAELSKRPTGRTIYILDEPTTGLHIADVHKLIEVLQKLVDNGNTVVVIEHNLDLIKTADWIIDIGPEGGDAGGTIIAEGTPEQVANVKESYTGQYLRRMLPACQE
- a CDS encoding SH3 domain-containing protein; this encodes MKHFSKSTVRILAVLMAASICFSVSAPAFAADGADTASSYTASETSDLRQATAASITSVKVTYNSKEIDVTNTPGTVLEIPRLSILTFTVKSSKALSYTAGTGSVAHTGTLSTYNSSTGESRYNVTAVGALGTASGLFLDGQKIFAIKVGRTPFVCDTTMPVTKTVGQSYTFKVTAENTTDKISFHVGNGAVAATAAQPVRTENGKSAYYFKLTAASAGRTGVYITVNGVSYYSFDIIVNAKSTSTSFTCSPSTDVTKAVGDTYSFQVTAGNTSDSLTFNVGNGSVLATSAGSPTTSNGKKIYTFRVTALKAGKTGIYVTENGGKASHVFDVTVQEKASDKKYAVLTGDGVYLRSGPGISYSVLDTLAKGSVFQVLDNSNSAWTKVTTGTGRTGYISTQFLQFTSTPGGGSAASQISISKASGTFAAGKSMFISANVQPAGSYVLWSSNNESVAKVKTDGNYCYIFGVAPGTATITGTSGSVSASCTVTVTAAAAVRFTYASPNVVTAGQTTALYATTDTARTGVQFQMDSKIYTADYVRTDSINGISTKVWKATVSGLTQGTHNYTASSKTTGSYSASGAAADIFVSTAKDFATTTQEERRASEAMLNFLAEKEGYYSSPYRDTLTTEQIPTTGYGMVLYNGDVFYNDMSETEAWASMVNDINKSSYTSAINSLRSKNNLWMSQSQADALISFGYNVGSSYFTNMSTSCTFRDVLLNAVVPPTDASASKAYKAKLINDSTLYSAASGGTSLGSVSNGSVVQVIGVSDSSKYNQQHKNVWYQVQANGKTGWMSSAYVHIDDSYNLKRDLNYTNADVFGSQMTRWCMAGGSPIAGLMYRRIQEANMYNYNDYNMDLSYAKKNPYGYTLPSI
- the sdaAA gene encoding L-serine ammonia-lyase, iron-sulfur-dependent, subunit alpha, whose translation is MSYYSVKQMLEDAKENKMPLWETIMMDDVLAQHSSREASLHQMQHLWEVMKTTSTEYRASDHSHSGLVGGDSAKVTEAAKQGCLIGDNFLNEIIAEALKIGECNACMKRIVATPTAGSCGVLPAVLIPLAKKEQLPDEAIVYALYVAAGFGQVVAQRASIAGASGGCQAEIGTASAMAAAALTALKGGSSEMCAHACAMALSNLLGLVCDPVAGLVEVPCVQRNVAGALNAVGAANMALSGVVCRIPADEVIDAMGEIGDQMSADLRETGRGGLAATPTGKKIAAELLRH